A genome region from Solanum pennellii chromosome 12, SPENNV200 includes the following:
- the LOC107005752 gene encoding 2-alkenal reductase (NADP(+)-dependent)-like yields MAEEMIMNNKQIILKHYVEGYPKESDMEFKNSIIKLNVLEGSNVVVLKNLYLSCDPYMRNRMSKLEGSYIQSFTPGYPITGYGVSKIVESSDSNYQKGDLIWGMSGWEEYSVVTTTETTLFKIDHEKDVPLSYYTGILGMPGITAYVGFYEVCCPKKGESVFVSSASGAVGQLVGQFAKMLGCYVVGSAGNKQKVDMLKSKFGFDEAFNYKEEHDLDATLKRYFPDGIDIYFENVGGKMLDAVLMNMKLHGRIAVCGMISQYNLDKTEGVHNLFRLIAKRIRMEGFLVFDYYHLYPKYLEMIIPQMKAGNIVYVEDIAEGFESAPSALVGLFSGLNVGKQVVMISEE; encoded by the exons ATGGCTGAAGAAATGATCATGAACAACAAACAAATCATTCTAAAACATTATGTGGAAGGTTATCCTAAGGAATCTGATATGGAATTTAAGAATAGTATCATTAAATTGAATGTTCTAGAAGGTTCTAATGTTGTTGTGTTGAAGAATCTTTACTTGTCTTGTGACCCTTACATGCGTAATCGCATGAGCAAACTTGAGGGTAGCTATATTCAATCCTTCACTCCTGGTTAT CCTATCACAGGATATGGAGTGTCTAAAATTGTGGAGTCTAGTGATTCAAACTACCAAAAAGGTGACTTAATTTGGGGAATGAGTGGATGGGAGGAATATAGTGTTGTAACAACTACTGAGACAACTCTCTTTAAAATTGATCATGAAAAGGATGTGCCTCTTTCCTATTATACAGGAATCCTTG gGATGCCTGGGATTACAGCTTATGTTGGTTTTTATGAGGTTTGTTGTCCTAAGAAGGGTGAAAGTGTGTTTGTTTCATCTGCTTCTGGAGCAGTTGGTCAACTTGTTGGACAATTTGCAAAGATGTTAGGTTGTTATGTTGTTGGTAGTGCTGGAAATAAACAAAAG gtTGATATGTTGAAGAGCAAGTTTGGTTTTGATGAAGCTTTTAACTATAAAGAGGAGCATGATTTAGATGCAACTTTGAAAAG GTACTTTCCTGATGGAATTGACATATACTTTGAGAATGTTGGAGGTAAGATGCTTGATGCAGTTCTTATGAATATGAAACTTCATGGTCGTATTGCTGTGTGTGGGATGATTTCACAATACAACCTTGACAAGACTGAAGGAGTGCACAACTTGTTTCGCCTCATCGCGAAACGAATTCGTATGGAaggatttcttgtttttgattaCTATCATCTTTACCCTAAATATTTGGAAATGATCATTCCACAAATGAAGGCTGGTAATATTGTGTATGTGGAAGACATAGCTGAAGGTTTTGAAAGTGCTCCTAGTGCTCTAGTTGGTCTCTTCTCAGGTCTCAACGTTGGGAAGCAAGTTGTGATGATTTCAGAGGAATGA